The Streptomyces lienomycini sequence GGTAGAACGGGACGCTCAGGTCGGTGGCGTCGGCGAGCTTCCCGGCGACGTAGGGGGCGAGTCCGCCGCCGATGAAGCGCAGGAAGCCGTACGCGGAGGAGGCCACGGGGCGCTCGACCGGCGAGACCAGCATGACGGCCTGGGTGGTGAGGGTGTTGTTGATGCCGATGAAGGCGCCGCTGACGATGACCGCGACCACGACGGTCGTGGGACTGTCCACGCCGGCGGCTATGACGGCCATGACGATGCCGAGTCCGAGCAGGTTGGCGTACAGGACGGGCGCGGTGCCGAAGCGGGCCTGGAGGCGCGGGGCGAAGAAGACGCTGAAGGCGGCCACCAGCAGCCCCCAGGCGGTGAAGACCAGGCCGAGCCGGTGGGCGTCCAGCTCCATGGGGTAGGGGGCGTAGCCGAGCATGGTGAAGAAGCCCCAGTTGTACAGCAGGGCCATGATGCCCATGGTGAGCAGGCCGCGGTGGCGCAGTGCCTTGAGCGGGGCCAGCGGCGAGGTGACCCGAGCGGGCCTGGGCAGGTCGGGGACGAGGGCGATGGTGGCGATGAGGGCGACGGCCATCAGGACGGCGACGCCGAAGAAGGGGCCGCGCCAGCTGATGGCGCCGAGTTCGCCGCCGAGCAGGGGGCCGACGGCGATGCCGAGGCCGAGGGCGGTCTCGTAGAGGATGATCGCGCCGCCGAAGCCGCCGCTCGCGGAGGCCACGATGACCGCGAGGGAGGTGGCGATGAACAGGGCGTTGCCCAGTCCCCAGCCGGCGCGGAAGCCGACGATGCCGTTGATCGAGTCGGTGGTGCCGGCCAGCGCGGCGAAGACCACGATGATCGCCAGGCCGGTGACCAGGGTGCGCTTGGCGCCGATGCGGCTGGAGACCCAGCCGACGATCAGCATGGCGACGGCGGTGACGATCAGGTAGCTGCTGAACAGCAGGGATACCTGGCTGGGGGTGGCGTGGAGGCTGTCGGCCAGCGCCGGCAGGATCGGGTCGACCAGGCCGATGCCCATGAACGAGATGACGCAGGCGAAGGCGACCGCCCAGACCGCCTTGGGCTGCCGGAACGGGCCGGCGGCCTTGCCGTCCGGTGTGCCCTTCGCCTGCGCCGGACCGCTTGCCGGGGCCTGGTCCTGTCCTTGCGATGCACTCATGCGCGGTGTTCCTCCGAGGTGTCCTGGCGGTTGTCGATGACCCGGGCCAGGGCCAGCAGCGCGGTGGTGGTGGCCTGCCGCTCCGGTCCGGTCATGTCCTCCATGAGCTGCTGGAGGGCCCCGGCCCGCTCGGCGCGTCGCCGGGCGAGGACCTCCAGTCCGGTCGTGGTCACCGCCACGAGTACGCCGCGGCCGTCGCTGGCGTCGGCGGTGCGCCGGGCCAGGTCCGCGCGCTCCAGGCGGGTGACGAGCTGGGTCATGTTCGGCTGGGAGACGCCCTCGGCCCTGGCCAGTTCGGTCAGCCGCTGGGGGCCCTCGCGGCTCAGCCTGGCCAGCGCCGAGGAGGCGGCGGTGCTCAGTCCGCCGGTCCGGGCGCTGTGGCGCACGTACCGGATCATCTGCTCCACGGCGATGATCAGGTCGTCCGGGGCCGGGTTCCGAGCCGGTGTGTCCATAAGCGCATGATGCATTTAGGTGTAGCGTGAAACAAGATGGTCCGTCAGCCGTCCCCCGTTCCGTCCGGCCGTCCCTGGGAACTCCTCCCGGGAGCGAGGGAGGAGACGCAATGGACGACTGGCGCGGGTTCGCACAGCAGATGGCTTCGTTGGCCCGCGATCTGCTGGCCCAGGAATCGCTGAACGACACTCTCGAACGGATCACCACGGCGGCCACGGAACTGGTGGCGGACTGCGACGCCGCCGGAATCCTCGTCCTGCGCGGCAACCGCGTGCAGTCCCTCGCCCCCACCCACCAGGTGGTCGTCGACAGCGACGAACTCCAGGGGCGCGTCGGTGAGGGCCCGTGCTTCGACGCCGCCCGCACCTCCGCGGGGGAGCGGCAGTTCCGGATCGCCGACTTCACCGACGAGGCCGAGCGCTGGCCGAAGTACGTCCCCGAGGCACGCAAGCTGCACCTCGGCAGCATGATGGGTTTCCTGCTGTTCACCGAGGACGAGGATCTCGGCGCGCTGAACCTCTACTCCTATCGTCCCGGCGCGTTCACGGACACCGACGAGACGGCCGGCTGGCTGCTGGCCTCCCACGCGGCGGTCGCCTTCTCCA is a genomic window containing:
- a CDS encoding MarR family winged helix-turn-helix transcriptional regulator, which translates into the protein MHHALMDTPARNPAPDDLIIAVEQMIRYVRHSARTGGLSTAASSALARLSREGPQRLTELARAEGVSQPNMTQLVTRLERADLARRTADASDGRGVLVAVTTTGLEVLARRRAERAGALQQLMEDMTGPERQATTTALLALARVIDNRQDTSEEHRA
- a CDS encoding GAF and ANTAR domain-containing protein yields the protein MDDWRGFAQQMASLARDLLAQESLNDTLERITTAATELVADCDAAGILVLRGNRVQSLAPTHQVVVDSDELQGRVGEGPCFDAARTSAGERQFRIADFTDEAERWPKYVPEARKLHLGSMMGFLLFTEDEDLGALNLYSYRPGAFTDTDETAGWLLASHAAVAFSSARTHAQMQEAIGTRHTIGEAMGILMGRHRLTEDQAFAALRRYSQDHNVKLREVAAQVCARGGLPRAGE
- a CDS encoding MFS transporter — protein: MSASQGQDQAPASGPAQAKGTPDGKAAGPFRQPKAVWAVAFACVISFMGIGLVDPILPALADSLHATPSQVSLLFSSYLIVTAVAMLIVGWVSSRIGAKRTLVTGLAIIVVFAALAGTTDSINGIVGFRAGWGLGNALFIATSLAVIVASASGGFGGAIILYETALGLGIAVGPLLGGELGAISWRGPFFGVAVLMAVALIATIALVPDLPRPARVTSPLAPLKALRHRGLLTMGIMALLYNWGFFTMLGYAPYPMELDAHRLGLVFTAWGLLVAAFSVFFAPRLQARFGTAPVLYANLLGLGIVMAVIAAGVDSPTTVVVAVIVSGAFIGINNTLTTQAVMLVSPVERPVASSAYGFLRFIGGGLAPYVAGKLADATDLSVPFYLGAATFVLAVPVLAGGHRLLREAETGTGEAAPVSPSLTPVGTAGPAPAGPRPVVVAVGAHDEAAAVVDGAARLARDTGSPLEVVHVRQTAVVEEQAVDTETGAEAEAAVTAHLDRLAALGVTATGQILTGVGDHAAAGRALARHAAEVGARTVAVGRSPRGPLIQFADGSFTSALTHAATCTVVLVDPGEEPRPLTARALAELRAEAG